In Aegilops tauschii subsp. strangulata cultivar AL8/78 chromosome 3, Aet v6.0, whole genome shotgun sequence, one genomic interval encodes:
- the LOC109749356 gene encoding probable protein ABIL3 — translation MEAVAMSPSSVSSHNLDAASTSNDMPSSQEGLLFSDSLKDLRNLRSQLYSAAEYFEVFYTNNSHRSTVVTSLKDYAVEALVSTVDHLGFVSYKVDNLVNEKADEVNETEFRVSSVEQRVKICQQAIDQEGRSQQSLLIRAPQYHRRYILPGADIVESAIHPVSEPTRYSRQHTGRKMRKSQSAMSTPVSRQTTMRSVRSQSPTVRETHHRSRSMSPSRKARAKSPSPQVVNLNPKETRAGSPIPTAPNPLARSATVARRPPLDPKHFRQTSMQVQSDYENQKEREKRSSKGRGFLKSLLTRRRWRNDESLYNYLDEY, via the exons ATGGAGGCAGTCGCAATGTCGCCGTCCTCCGTCTCGTCCCACAACCTCGACGCCGCCTCCACCAGCAACGACATGCCGTCCTCGCAAGAGGGCCTCCTCTTCTCGGACAGCCTCAAG GACTTGAGGAATCTGCGGTCGCAGCTATACTCAGCGGCAGAATATTTTGAAGTATTCTACACAAACAACTCGCACAGATCTAC GGTGGTAACGAGTTTAAAAGACTACGCAGTTGAGGCACTCGTTAGTACTGTTGACCATCTGGGTTTTGTGTCGTACAAGGTGGAtaatctcgtcaatgaaaaggctGACGAGGTTAATGAAACAGAATTTCGAGTATCGTCGGTTGAACAG AGGGTAAAGATTTGCCAGCAGGCAATTGACCAGGAGGGAAGATCTCAACAGTCTCTTCTTATCAGGGCGCCGCAGTACCACAGGCGTTACATATTACCAG GCGCAGATATAGTGGAATCTGCTATCCATCCGGTTTCAGAGCCCACACGGTACAGCAGGCAACATACGGGTCGCAAAATGCGCAAGTCTCAGTCTG CCATGTCCACTCCAGTTAGTAGGCAGACAACGATGAG GAGTGTCCGTTCACAATCTCCTACAGTTCGTGAAACACATCATCGATCACGATCCATGTCTCCGTCTCGAAAAGCACGAGCTAAATCACCATCACCCCAAGTCGTGAACTTGAATCCAAAAG AAACAAGAGCAGGTTCGCCAATACCAACCGCTCCCAATCCCCTGGCGCGATCTGCTACAGTTGCAAGAAGACCACCTCTGGATCCAAAGCATTTT AGACAAACCTCGATGCAGGTGCAGTCCGACTATGAAAACCAGAAAGAGCGGGAGAAAAGATCGAGCAAAGGCAGGGGCTTCCTCAAGTCCCTGCTCACAAGACGCCGGTGGAGGAATGATGAGTCGCTCTACAATTACTTGGACGAGTACTGA